The DNA region CAGGGAGGGATGGCAGCCACCACCGAGCCCACTGGGAAACGGATACAGAAATACACATGACTGTTTCTGGGTGCAGTTCCAGGAGACAAAGGCATTTGTTTCATACCTGATAACTATTTGCAGGTAAAATCTTTGCGGGGACAGACTGTGTCTTTAATTGTTTCTGGCAAGGAAATGAAGCCCCAAGTTCATGGGAAGCACCCTGCACTTAAGTGGCTCCCTAGGGGTCAGAAGGCCTGTGAGCACAGTCGGAGGAGGACCTTGGTGCTCAAGGAATCAACTTTCCTTCTGTGGGTCCAAAATTAACCACCGTGTTTTAGCTTCTTGCCCAACCTACAGGGCGCTCCTGGCAGCAGAAGGGTGCAAGCCTAATATGCCAGCCAGTTTCAGACAATCATCGCAGCAACACTTTCCTCTTGACTCAATTGTTCCAAAGAATCCTGGTCTGAGAAAACGACCTTCCATAAACGAATGTACTGAAACCATTAACATCTGAGCGGTGAGGGAGTATTTTTCTCCCATATTGATGTATTCAGTTGCTAGGAGATGGGTCTGGAACAGAATTCCTAAATTAAACTTTCTTGCAGACTTTTATTGAACTTGACTCTCTAAGAGAACACACGTCATTTATTATGAGCGTCAGTGTGCAAAAACTTGTCATTTCTGAAGACAGAAGACACTTAACCAGGTCAGAAAGCACGTGATTCAGGCCTCTCACCATCATATTAAAATAAGAGTGTGAGGCAGCTGTGTTcggggaggggaaaaaagagatcGAGGACTTGTCATTTACTAGCTATGCAACCTTGGAAGATGACCTAACATGTCTCAGCCTTGATTTtaccccatctgtaaaatggggacaatatttttttccatgattTTGCTGTAAAGTATAATTAGACATCATAGTAAAATAAGATGCCTTCTGAAATTTGAAATGCTGTTTGGAAACAGAAATTATACAAGTTTATACTAGTGATATTTTATTGCAGGATAAGAAGCATGTTGCCCACATTTATAAACTGTCCAAGAAATCTGTTTGTTAAAATCTCTTGTGGAATAAACAGCACAATTAGGAAGTGGAGGGACTGTGTTTGAGTCTACTCGCAGCTCAGGGGCGGTCCCGGCGGGCTGGCCTGCGGTGGGCACTGGAAGTGGCTCAcgtcggggcgggggggggaggagCATGTTCTTAGGTCACTGAGAATGAGGCCAATTTCAAAAGAATTCTATACAATTCCAAAGATGTCCCGGGCAATGACAGCATCTCTGGAGTGAATGCACAGGCTCTCCACGGGTCAAGGCTCCCTGGGTGTTTACTGTGGACCCGACCTCCTGGCCAGACACTACTTTCTCCTTCACGGTGTGTGTCGCTGTGTTAGCAGGGAAACGTCAGGTTTATTTGATGTGGGATTTTCATCCTGAAGTAACTGCCAGCAGAAGCTGGCTCTCACGTCAGCCCGAGTATTTAAACGATAAACTTCTGCTCCAAACAGAAATGAGTTCCGAGACTGGAGGCCAGACTCCGCTGACACATCTCGTTAGGCCCTCCAGCGTGCCCGGGGTGGCGGGCAGGCCCTGCTCTCCCGTGGTTCTGAGGAACAGGTTCTTCTCTGAGGTGTACATGTTTAAGGCTTAACGGGAAAAGTGTACACCATCATTTTAGGCGGGAAAAAAGCAGGAATCAAAGTTGAAGGCAGAATAGGACTGCGTCTATGTTTAAACATACCAGGAAAGGAGGACCCACAACAGTGCCCAGAGCGGGAGCGTTTACGTGGACGGCAAGGGGCAGGCGATCTGCCTCCTTGTCTTGATTCCACAGACTTGCTGGGCTGGCGGCGCTTCTACAGTGAGAGCTCCCGAGGGACGGACGGCTGTTCGGCTTGATGCCACCAGGGCGGGAGCCCCTGATCCCGCTGCCaaaacccagggcccctgggccCCCCTGTTCCCAAATGGGGCGGGGTACGCCCTGAAAGCCCAGCCCTCAGCCCTCGCCTCCTGCAGCACCTCCCGCTTGCGTCCCAAGGCACTGGGGCAGAGCTCTGGCTGCAGCTGGACTCACCGTGACCCTCTCACATGTCTGTGTAAGAAGTCGGCATGGAAACGTGGGACCAGGGGATCCTTCTCGCCGTGTATGATTAAGGTGGGGCACTGGACCAGGGGGAGCAGGTCCCGACAGATGCTCCCTGCAAGACATGAGACAGCTCTCCTGAGGCCctcctggggcggggggtggaccCCCAGCCCCGCCAGCGCCTGGCCTGGGTCAGACGGCCTGAGTGCTTCCAGCTCCGACAATCTCcaggtttccttttctttgtctctcctGGCCTTTTTCCTTTAAGCTCTACTAGTGAACACGGAGTCCTGGCTGATTAAGATTCATAATTCATATAAAACAGCATTTGAACAAAAAAACCTGCAAGTCTTCATATTACTTGGGGCATCTGAAAAGCTTCTCCCTTGAAATATAGGGGCCCCCGCCGGCCTTCCAATTCTGTGTTCCTCACAGCGAAGCCACAGCTTCAGCAGGACGGAAGCTGCCTTCCACCCCGCCTGCCCCCCAACCGCCCTGCCCCGAGGGATGACAGCATTCTTGGGCTGCAAGACACAGGCCGGGCTCCGGGTCCCGACCTACCGTTTCCCTGAATCTGCTCGGACGGCAGCCACGTGGCAAAGCCAGAGCACACACCGGTCCTGTGTGACACCAAACCCGCGACTCGTCCCCATGCTACGCTGAGCGGCCACAACCCCGAGGACAGGACAAGGGGCCCGATGCACGGAGCCGGCCCTGTGGCGGGAGAGGCTGTCTCCTGACAGCCTTGCTGGAAGATGACTCGTGATGCTGGATTCTCCGGGacactttctccctctctttctctttggcaGTAGACCTCATTttttagtttcaggtttacagcagAATTGCAAGGCAGGCACGGGCACACAACCTGTCTCCTTGCCTCCCCCGTCACCAACACCCCCATCAGACGTCTGCTACAGCAGACAACGTCATCACCACCCCGCGTCCGCGGTTCTCACGCTGTGGGTTTGGACAACCGTGGGATGACACGCATATGGCACCATGATACCACACAGAGTGCTTTCACTGCCCTACAATTCCTCTGAGCAGCTGTTCTAAGAGGTGTGTAGCGGGATCTCACTGTTTGGTCTGCATTTTAATTAGGCTGTTTTCTTACTGTTCACTTTTAAGAGTGttttgcagggacttccctgacggtccagaggttaggactctgcacctcCACTGCAGGGGAGTTCCATCCCAGGTCGGGGAACGAAGACCCCACAAGCCCCGGGCCCCTGTCCTTTGGGAAACAGTCACTCCTGCCTGTGGCTTGTCTTTCCAGCCTCCTGAAACATATTTCAAGGGCCTGTTTCTATGGGTGGATACTGTGTTTGAACAGGATATACTTGTTCTGAACTTACAGCAAAATAGTAACATTTCCAAACGTCTTTCTCATTATGAAAGTTCTGACAGATGACTCATTCTGGAAGTGGCTACTGAGGAGACAAAACTGGGCCCTGAATCATAAATGTTTGGTAACTGATGTGTTTCAAGGTCCGAGCCCACCTACTTTCTATTCTTTTGGCAATTAGAGAAATGAGAGATCACAAATGAAAACAGCTCTGAGAACAGACTTTAATTCAGAGCTCCCCTCAGGGAGCCAGTTCTTGTTACTGGAACACACCTGTCCCGGCCGCAGTGACACCGCCGCTCTGAAGATGGGAAAGGGCTGAGTACCCTTTTCCTTGTCCTGACTCTACTGGGGCCAAAGGTCATGACAGAGACCCCCTCCTCTCCTGTTGGTAACAGAGGTGGCAGTGGGCTGATGCCTTTAGATGTGAAAAGGGGGACGTCTATGTGAGACTTCTGGAGACAAAGGGGAAAAGACCAGCATGCTACAAGACTCAACAACGTGAACTCCGTACACGTCTGTCTCTGATGCCAGGAGGGTGTGCGGCACAAGAGCTTGCCTTTGTACACGATTACCCTCTGCTCACGCGTCAGTGTGGAGGATGGTGGGCGAGCGTGTCAATCCCTGAGGAACTCTCAAGCATCAGGGGAACTCACTTGGCCTCTCTAACCAGCAAAAGGACCGTTAAGTGGCTTGTGTGACCTACCGTCTGGAAGATGCTTAAATTGCTCTATGCCATCCACCCACTTTTCACAGGTCCTGGCAAAGTAGTCGAACCCATAGAGGGCTTCCAGAGGCTTTCTCGTCCTCTCACTCCACTTAGAAACATCCCGGATGCCTGGAAGACAGACAGACGTGTGGGCAAGGATGGGTTGAGTCTCAGACCAGAACTCGTCTGTGAAAACCCTAAGCGCAGCGCGCCTGGAGCCGTGGCGCTGGCTGCTCTGTTGGTGGGCAAGCTGCCCCTTCTCCATGTGGCTCGCCAGGCCCCACCCCGGCCGGCCAGGCCTTCCCCAGCCCCCCGTGCCGCTGCCCAGCACAGTCACAGCTTCTGCATCCAGGGTGAATGCTGAGCGCTATGTCAGGGTTCCGCTGTGTTCTGTCCCCCACGATGGCCCTTGGGCACCAGCAGATTCTGACTGAGGGAACGAAATCAGATCTAAAGTAATGGCTTCCATTAAAGGTATAAGACAGAAGCGGGTATTCCCCTAACTGGGGTCAGCAGAGTAAAAATGAGATTACTTACAAGAGTTTTTCTGAATTGCATTTACATACACTGAGAAATGCATAAAATCATTTGCTCCAAGTTCTAACGCTGGAGAAATTCTAACTACTAACTGTCTCACAGAGGACTCTGATCAGAAAGGAAATGGCTTCAGAATGGATAAGCGAATTCAATCCCTTAGCccagtttttccatttttctttaaaacacggTGACTCTGTGGAGAGTCTGATGCTCCTGAGCAGTGAACAGTGCTCACCACGCCCCTCAGGTACAGAGCTGCGTCTGCATGACCCGCCCTGAAGACGGGACTGGCAGGGCTCACGTGGTGCGCTGCCCCTGTGATGGCTGGGACAGGGCCAGGCACCTGGAGGCCCAGCACAAGCGGGGTGAGTGGGCTGCTCAAACTGCTGCCCGGGGCAGGCGGCCCAGCAGAGAGTGCCTGccgttctcctcctgctcccctaCCCTGCAGATGGGTGCTGGGGTTGATTCCAGAGGCTGAGGACGCTGAACTGCTCTGGGTAGACCTGAGGAGACTTCGGATGGGAGCGGGGATGCCTGAGAAGTAGAGGGGGAAGGAGTGGGGGCGCAGGAGGGAGAGCCGGGGGAAGGCCccaaggggaggaggggggagggagacgggcggggggaggggagcgTGGGGGGGggcggaggaggaggaaggagaggggagcgcggggggcgggggggggggcgggggaggggggcgggggggggcgggggaggggagcggggggggggcgggggaggggagcgcggaggaggagggggaggggagcgtggggggaggagggggagcggAGGGGGAgcggaggggggagggggagtagAGGGGGGAGGGgcgaggggagggcggggggggggcgggggaggggagcgctgggggggagaggggagtgctgggggggaggggagcagaggcgGGGGAGCAGAGGGGGGACTGGGAGGGGAGCTcggagggcgggggaggggagtggaggggggaggggagcgtGGGGGACGGGACTGGGAGGGGAGAACAGGCGGCAGGGGAGGACGGCGAGGGGAGAGCGGGCATGTGGACAGCTGGCGCGGGACCCGTGGCTCTGCCCTTGGCCATGGAGCGGACCACACCCGCCGCAGGCCCTCCTGCCGTGAACAAGGCGCTCTTTCATAACATATAATTTCTGCTGCACGGCTGAAGTCTGCAGTGGTTGATGAAAAGGAGCAtgagtgcgtgcgtgtgtgcgcatAAAAGGCAGGAACCCTGAAAACACAGCAGACTGGTATGACCGCTGGGGAGGGCGGACACGGCTGAATGGGGATGAAACTGGGCCTCCCCTGGCACCATCAGTGGTTCCCAGGGGCAGCAAGTGGACAGCTCGGAAGGAAAGCATTCTCAGTTTATGCTCaccatttattttgtttgttttcagttcagttcagtcactcagtcgtcaactctttgcgaccccgtgaatcgcagcacgccaggcctccctgtccatcaccaactcccggagttcactcaaactcacgtccatcgagtcggtgatgccatccagccatctcatcctctgtcgtccccttctcctcctgcccccaatccctcccagcatcagagtcttttccaatgagtcagctctttgcatgaggtggagcttcaacttcagcatcattccttccaaagaatatccagggctgatctccttcagaatggactggttggatatccttgcaatccaagggactctcaagagtcttctccaacaccacagttcaaaagcatcaatttttcggcactcagctttcttcaccgtccaactctcacatccatacatgaccactagaaaaactatagccttgactggacagaccttagtcggcaaagtcatgtctctgcttttgaatatgctgtctaggttggtcataacttttcttccaaggagtaagcgtcttttaatttcatggctgcaatcaacatctgcagtgattttggagcccaaaatttTTTCAGATTAAGGGTAAGCAATTATTTGCTGCTAATCAAAaaaccatctagtcaaagctatggtttttccagtggtcatgtatggatgtgagagttggactataaagaaagctgagcgcagaagaattgatgcttttgaactgtggtgttggagaagactcttcagagtcccttggattgcaaggaggtccaaccagtccatccctaaaggagatcggtcctgggtgttcactggtaggactgatgctaaagctgaaacttcaacacttggccacctgattcgatgagctgactcactggaaaagaccctgatgctgggaaagattgagggcaggaggagaaggggacaacagaggatgagatggttgaatggcatcaccaactgaatgggcatgggtttgggtggactccaggagttggtgagggacagggaggcctggccggctgcggttcatggggccgcaaagagtcacacaggactgagcaactgaaccgaatcAAAAAACCACAAAGCGATCAGAATCTTTATAAAGCTAGTGAAACAACtagaaaattggaagaaaaaggtTAAGAAATTATGCAGAACCCTACACACAGCAATGCTGAGATGGAGATGAATAAAAACAGGGAAGTGGAGACTCAGTCTACAAAGTTCAATCAGTCCCTAAAGggtagggaggggagaggagggggaggggaggggagaggagggggaggggaggggagaggagggggaggggaggggagaggagggggaggggagaggaggggagggggaggggagaggaggggaggggagaggaggggagtggaggggaggggggaagaggggggaggggagggggaagaagctgggggaggaggaggagcaaaaGTAAGTGGGTGGGTGGACACCCACTCAGTGAGGAGAACCCCCCAAGgagggttttttgtgttttgttaaaCTCTGACAAACTGGGGAAATGGTTTGGGAGAGGAGGGACAGCCACGGGGCGGGGCTGGGGTCACTGGGGAAGGTGCGGCTGCTGAGGGCCGAGCAGCTCCTGAGCTGGCAGCTGGATGCCCTGACTGGGGGCCTGGTGAGCAAGCCAGCCGCCTGCACGGGGCCTGGGCAGGGACCCCAGCCAGTCCCCGGCACCCACAGTGCCGGCTACGTGCACTGGAGTCTCAGCGGGACACAGACAGACCGTGGCCGGGCCCGCGGCTGCATCTGCCAGCCCCTGCTCTGTGTCTCTAAAAGTCCTCACAGTAAGCCTGAAGGACGACCTCAGAAAGTGTGAGCAGCACAAGAGTTTTTCATCAAAACTAAGGTTTCCCACCGGAGTACACTGTTCCCTTCCACACTCAGGGTACCTGAATGAGGCTGCAGCTTACACTTCACGTCAACCGCCCTCCTTCCCAGAGGGTCACCAGCACAGCAGGAAATGTAAATACTGACTTATCAGCCTTTTCCTGAGTGTCACTTCCGGAAACAGGAAACTTTAAAACGCAGCCTGAAGTGGACGACTTTGCTGAGAACGCTTCATATTTCCATCACCTGTCAACACACATCCAAGCAGGGCCGGGCAGAGGACCTACCCTGGTAAATCTCTGTGTCCTGCTCAGTCACGTAGGCGTTGGCCCCCCAGATCACCATCTTGCTGACATACGAGGGGTACCGTGCGGCCGCGATGAGGGCTGTTATTCCCCCGTCGCTCCACCCCAGCAAAGAGACCTTCTTAAACTTCAGTGTCTGGACAAACACAGCAAAACACACAGCACAGTTAGGGCTCTTAGCTGTGGAGAGAACCTGAGATCAATAATGCCTGGATTGACACAGCTGTGGCGTGTCCTTGGGTCATCAGAGAGACACCCTGGAGCCCACGATCTGTGACATAAACGTCTCCGCTCGGTCTGCTGCGGTGGGAAGGCCGCTGCCACAGACGCCTAGGCATGCGTACAGCATCCAGTACTGTTCTGAATCGGGAGGGAGCTACATCTTCAGGGTGCACATCTCCCGGAGGAGGACACAGCGGAAATCAGCTCTGCTTGGTCGTGACAACGTGTGTGCGTCCACACAGGCCTGAGTGAAGACGCTGAGGACAGGTCTGCAGATCAGAGAGGGCCTCCTGAGAGCTGCTGGAGGGCTGGAGCCACTGCCTCTGGCCAAGTCACTGACTGCAGCTTTGGGAAGAACCGGCCCCAGGAGGAAGCCTGGGACAGAGGAGACACAGCGGTGAGGGTGGGGGCTGCTACTGAACCTCTGGGTGAGTCGGCCAGGCTCCAAGAATGCGCTTGACGGGGTAAACGGACAGAGGGTACACCTGAGAGACGCTCCCGAGCAGTTAAAAACTGGATGGCTGGGAAAGTAAGTTAACTGTGTGTCCGAGACGACTGTCGACAGGACTGTAAACCAGTGCGCCTCCTGCGGGGCATGCGCTGGCCCCACCCTGCATCCCCCATGACACAGCAAGTCATCTCCTAACGTGCATGGGCTCACGCACACGCACCAGGGCAGGCCCACAAAGTGCATACCAGCACTATTCACAGCGGTAGGTAGAGGCCGCAATGTCCACGCACACGTGCTCACTGCACTTCCCgtataatcacacacacacacacacacagcagcagcagcttagaaaTAATGTATCTACCATCAGAAGACAGGGGAGTTAAGACACAGTGTGTCCACACAATGGAATGAATACTGCCTATTATAAACTGAAGCATCTCTGTATTTATTAACATGGAAGTATCTCTGTGATAAACTGTCCAATGAAACAGTAAGCTGGAAAACCTTTAGGTATAGAAGGATACCATCAGCACAAACTGTGCATTTACATATGTAACGAGGCTGCCCAGAAAAGAAGGGCCTCAAAGCCTGGAAactgtgtatttatatatgtaacaAGGCTGCCCAGAAAAGAAGGGCCTCAAAGCCTGGTAGCAGTGTCTCTAAGCACTTTCCTCTTTGCATCTCTCTGAACCCTTTGAATGTCCACAGGAGGCACCCTTGAAGAAACAGGAGGCAGAAGCAAAATGAGGACagcagcctcctccctcccctgagCTCCTCTCTGAGACCCACCTTCATCAGATCAACAGCATCTTTTGCATCCCGCTCAAAGAAGTCCACTGGGAAGTCCCGATCAGGGGGGCGGGAGTGTCCGTATCCTCGGGGGTCCCAGGCAACCACCGTGAAGAGCCTCTTATTCAGCTTCTCAATCTGAGGTCCAAAATCCGTCTCTCCACTGCCTATCAATAAAAGTGGCCATCTGGTTACACTCCAAGAAACGCTGTCATCGCTTCAAACACACTACAGCAAAAAGAAACGGGACAATCTAACTGGTTTCTAGTTAAATTAGCAGCAAATCTGTAACCAGCAAAGCAGCCTGGCAGAGAGGGAACCCGGAGCTTCCTCTCCCGCGGGAGCTCAGACCTGCCCCCGCCTCTCCCTAGTGGCTACTCAGAGGAGGACGCAGTTCTTCCCTTGGTCCTGTATCATTAATATTCCAGCGTGCTTGATATCTTTTCAGTTTAAtcatcctatttaaaaaaaaaaaaaaaaaggactcatgAAActgcctagaaataaacctactgATACAACGTACTTCTgggttactttttctttttttaaaatgactgttACAGATGAGAGAGATCTTAATAGTATCTGTAGACACATTAATGAGATTTGATCCAAATTATTCAAAGCCAAATTCTAAAATCCCAGACATCTTTTACAAAGCTAATGAGAATAGCCctggagattttattttctggtcaTAACTAGAACTCAGAAAATTAAACTAAAACTCGGAAATGAGGGAGGGCAGGATACGGAGGAAATAAATCAGTGTGTTTCACGACAACAGTATGTGAATGTTAGCAAGTAGAACTGTGTTCTCAAGCCAGTGGTGGACTCGACTGGCAGGCAGAGGTGCCCAGTGAGGTCCACACAGTGTAGGAGGCCAGACTCCCAAGAAGCCCAGTCCAGGGGCAAGTCAGCATCGAATTTCTAAGCTCTGCTGGGTTTCTAAGGACTCACAGCTCTGGCCACACCTTGCTTCACAAACTGGTGATTATTAGAAAACGTCTTTCAAGATTCTGTAGGATCATTTAACATCATCAAAGGCCGTCACTCTCCCTGACAAAAGGTACCTTCTCAACACCAGGTAAACCATCCAGAAAACCCAAGCCAAGAGCAATCTGGATTTCAGTGCACGCCTACTGCTCTGACATCTGAGGCTGCTCTCGTGATCCCTGAACTGGAAGGACTTCCAGGGAACCGCCCTGCAGGAGGGGCTGAAGGTGGGAAAAGGCAGCAGTGGAGCTCAACACCACTATCGGAAACGAGACACACGCTTTCTGGCGCACATCTGAAGACCAGTGCAAAGAATACGAAAACcttaaaaaattactttacaGAGTAGTTACTGATACATGATACCCGAGAAGGAAACATATCAACACTGGCTGCCCTTGGGGAGGGAACTGAGTGCTGGGGGACAGCAGCTCGGGGGAGAAA from Ovis canadensis isolate MfBH-ARS-UI-01 breed Bighorn chromosome 20, ARS-UI_OviCan_v2, whole genome shotgun sequence includes:
- the BPHL gene encoding valacyclovir hydrolase isoform X1; the encoded protein is MRPPRPSFAPTMAATLGGRAARRLRLLLSALKPGIQVPRAGPAAAFGSSVTSAKAEVNGVHLHYLRTGDGEHAVLLLPGMLGSGETDFGPQIEKLNKRLFTVVAWDPRGYGHSRPPDRDFPVDFFERDAKDAVDLMKTLKFKKVSLLGWSDGGITALIAAARYPSYVSKMVIWGANAYVTEQDTEIYQGIRDVSKWSERTRKPLEALYGFDYFARTCEKWVDGIEQFKHLPDGSICRDLLPLVQCPTLIIHGEKDPLVPRFHADFLHRHVRGSRLKHVHLREEPVPQNHGRAGPARHPGHAGGPNEMCQRSLASSLGTHFCLEQKFIV
- the BPHL gene encoding valacyclovir hydrolase isoform X2; this encodes MAGRMRARGGRGRTRGGRWPGACVLAAVRAHGLRETRRMRPPRPSFAPTMAATLGGRAARRLRLLLSALKPGIQVPRAGPAAAFGSSVTSAKAEVNGVHLHYLRTGDGEHAVLLLPGMLGSGETDFGPQIEKLNKRLFTVVAWDPRGYGHSRPPDRDFPVDFFERDAKDAVDLMKTLKFKKVSLLGWSDGGITALIAAARYPSYVSKMVIWGANAYVTEQDTEIYQGIRDVSKWSERTRKPLEALYGFDYFARTCEKWVDGIEQFKHLPDGSICRDLLPLVQCPTLIIHGEKDPLVPRFHADFLHRHVRGSRLHLMPEGKHNLHLRFADEFNKLAEDFLQ